In a genomic window of Drosophila takahashii strain IR98-3 E-12201 chromosome 3L, DtakHiC1v2, whole genome shotgun sequence:
- the LOC123002406 gene encoding uncharacterized protein has translation MPQPPQMAAVPKARLTSYEKPFTCTGVDYFGPILVNPRYKLLRDVFHQFTNSLRGTPREIYSDNGTNFKATEKTLREELIKIDFDKIAIKFDGIKWLFNPPGAPHMGGAWERLVRTTKTVLKSICPNYSFNDESLRCALMEAQFIINSRPLTFVSLDSEDDSALTPNHLLMGSSNGYKPIKEENMNLRRHWNEVKLFGDRFWQRWVREFTPVLTRRTKWFEKCPPLSVGSIVMIVDENLPRNLWLKGRVTNTVTAKDGQVRRATFKTQYGVLDRPATKIAVLDVGLEDGGQLPHLGNQAAHRRAPLKAAGRRQQAEQQLKAVGDVQTSQSGTLDFGPALESCRGQSAEGNNRPAPDFGLCCGRWTRATSPQRSDAQACHMHHRNQRDGSNTQNHA, from the exons ATGCCACAGCCTCCACAAATGGCCGCTGTTCCAAAGGCTAGGTTGACAAGCTATGAAAAACCGTTCACGTGCACCGGCGTTGATTATTTTGGCCCTATCCTAGTCAAC CCTCGATACAAGCTCCTGCGTGATGTGTTTCACCAATTCACCAATTCACTTCGTGGGACACCAAGAGAAATTTACTCAGATAATGGCACGAATTTCAAGGCCACGGAAAAGACATTGCGAGAGGAGCTGATCAAGATCGACTTTGACAAAATTGCAATCAAGTTCGACGGTATTAAATGGCTCTTTAACCCTCCAGGAGCCCCCCATATGGGCGGCGCTTGGGAAAGATTAGTCCGCACTACCAAAACGGTCCTAAAAAGCATCTGCCCGAATTACTCATTCAACGACGAAAGCCTGAGGTGTGCTCTGATGGAAGCACAGTTCATCATTAACTCGCGCCCGTTAACTTTCGTCAGCCTGGACTCCGAGGACGACTCTGCGCTGACTCCAAACCACCTGCTGATGGGTTCATCAAACGGGTACAAGCCGATCAAGGAAGAGAACATGAATTTAAGACGTCATTGGAACGAGGTAAAACTCTTTGGAGATCGCTTTTGGCAACGCTGGGTGAGGGAGTTTACACCGGTGCTTACTAGACGCACTAAGTGGTTCGAAAAGTGTCCCCCTTTATCAGTTGGAAGCATAGTAATGATCGTCGACGAAAACTTGCCTAGGAATTTATGGCTTAAAGGACGAGTGACCAACACTGTTACCGCCAAGGACGGACAAGTTCGCCGAGCCACTTTTAAAACGCAGTATGGAGTTCTCGATCGACCAGCTACCAAGATTGCGGTTCTAGATGTCGGCTTAGAAGATG GAGGTCAACTGCCCCATCTCGGCAACcaagcggcacacaggcgtgcaCCATTGAAAGCAGCGGGACGACGGCAACAAGCAGAACAACAACTAAAGGCCGTGGGCGATGTGCAAACGAGTCAATCAGGAACcttggactttggacctgcattggagagttgccgcgggcagagcgcagAAGGAAATAACAGACCTgcgccggactttggactctgctgTGGTCGTTGGACAAGGGCCACATCTCCGCAGCGGAGCGACgcacaggcgtgccacatgcaccatcgGAATCAGCGGGATGGCAGCAACACGCAGAACCATGCGTGA